In Hyphomicrobiaceae bacterium, one DNA window encodes the following:
- the glmS gene encoding glutamine--fructose-6-phosphate transaminase (isomerizing) translates to MCGIVGILGKSAVATDLVDALRRLEYRGYDSAGIATVESGHLERRRAEGKLKNLEKRLLTEPLEGRTGIGHTRWATHGRPTERNAHPHMTPQVSVVHNGIIENFRELRADLEKKGHVFDTDTDTEAVVHLISHYMQEGLEPVEAVRFALGELQGAFALGIIFAGYDDLMIAARQGSPLAIGHGSGEMYLGSDAIALAPFTDAITYLDEGDWAVMHRSGVEIFDRSGNHVERPMVKSVASSLLVDKGNHRHFMAKEIHEQPEVISHTLANYIDMAAGEVRFPDLGIDLAKISRVTISACGTAYYAGLVGKYWIEQLARVPVEIDIASELRYREAPLPEDGLAVFVSQSGETADTLATLRYCKAGGQRIASIVNVRTSTIARESHAPLPTLAGPEIGVASTKAFTCQLSVLACLAIALGRARGSITSEKEQEIVQALMEVPRHISSIIRNEQQFVEIAQELSKARDVLYLGRGTSYAIALEGALKLKEISYIHAEGYAAGELKHGPIALIDENVPVIVVAPDDALFEKTVSNMQEVAARGGRIILISDASEEKVSCKLAAHIQMPHAASFTSPLLYAVPTQLLAYHTAVVMGTDVDQPRNLAKSVTVE, encoded by the coding sequence ATGTGTGGGATCGTTGGCATTCTTGGTAAGTCGGCTGTCGCGACCGATCTGGTCGATGCGCTTCGCAGATTGGAATACCGCGGCTATGACTCCGCCGGGATCGCGACCGTGGAATCCGGCCACCTTGAGCGCCGCCGTGCAGAGGGCAAACTCAAAAATCTAGAAAAGCGGTTGCTGACGGAGCCGCTCGAAGGCCGCACCGGCATCGGGCATACCCGGTGGGCAACGCATGGGCGCCCGACTGAGCGCAACGCCCATCCCCACATGACGCCGCAAGTATCGGTCGTGCATAACGGTATCATCGAGAACTTCCGAGAGCTGCGCGCTGATCTGGAGAAGAAGGGGCACGTCTTCGATACCGACACCGATACGGAGGCCGTCGTTCATCTCATCTCCCATTACATGCAAGAGGGCCTAGAGCCGGTCGAGGCCGTGCGGTTTGCCCTCGGCGAGCTTCAGGGCGCCTTCGCGCTTGGCATCATCTTCGCGGGTTACGATGATCTCATGATTGCGGCCCGCCAGGGTTCTCCCCTCGCCATCGGTCATGGCTCGGGAGAAATGTATTTGGGCAGCGATGCCATCGCGCTTGCGCCTTTTACCGATGCAATCACCTATCTCGATGAGGGTGACTGGGCCGTGATGCACCGCTCCGGCGTTGAGATATTTGACCGCTCCGGCAATCACGTCGAACGTCCGATGGTGAAGTCCGTCGCCAGCTCGCTGCTGGTCGACAAGGGCAACCATCGGCACTTCATGGCGAAGGAAATTCACGAGCAGCCCGAAGTCATCTCGCACACGCTCGCCAACTACATCGATATGGCGGCAGGAGAAGTCCGCTTCCCCGATCTTGGAATCGATTTGGCGAAGATTTCCCGCGTGACGATCTCTGCTTGCGGCACCGCCTACTACGCGGGGCTGGTTGGCAAGTACTGGATCGAACAACTGGCGCGGGTTCCTGTCGAGATCGATATAGCGTCCGAGCTGCGTTATCGCGAAGCGCCGTTGCCCGAGGATGGTCTTGCCGTCTTCGTTTCGCAGTCCGGCGAGACCGCCGATACCCTTGCCACGCTGCGCTATTGCAAGGCGGGCGGCCAGCGGATCGCCTCGATCGTCAATGTGCGCACGTCGACGATTGCGCGCGAATCCCACGCGCCGCTTCCCACCTTGGCTGGTCCTGAAATCGGTGTCGCGTCCACCAAGGCCTTCACCTGCCAGCTTTCAGTCCTTGCCTGCCTGGCCATTGCGCTTGGCCGCGCCCGCGGCTCCATCACCAGCGAAAAGGAGCAGGAGATCGTCCAGGCGCTGATGGAAGTTCCGCGCCACATCTCTTCCATCATTCGCAACGAGCAGCAGTTCGTAGAGATCGCACAGGAGCTTTCGAAGGCGCGTGACGTGCTCTACCTGGGTCGTGGCACGTCCTACGCCATCGCTCTTGAGGGTGCGCTGAAGCTCAAGGAAATCTCGTACATCCACGCTGAAGGATATGCTGCAGGCGAGCTTAAGCATGGCCCCATAGCGCTCATCGATGAGAATGTTCCCGTCATTGTAGTCGCGCCCGACGATGCGCTGTTCGAGAAAACGGTTTCGAATATGCAGGAGGTTGCGGCCCGTGGTGGCCGTATTATTCTGATTTCAGACGCGTCAGAGGAAAAGGTTTCCTGTAAATTGGCCGCGCATATCCAAATGCCTCACGCCGCCAGTTTCACCAGCCCGCTTCTATATGCTGTGCCCACACAGCTGCTTGCGTACCATACGGCCGTGGTTATGGGCACCGACGTGGATCAGCCGCGGAACCTAGCGAAATCCGTTACAGTGGAATAG
- the glmU gene encoding bifunctional UDP-N-acetylglucosamine diphosphorylase/glucosamine-1-phosphate N-acetyltransferase GlmU, producing MTASPLLTIVLAAGKGTRMKSAMPKVLHKVAGRSMLGHVLAVAQSSRSDQIAVVIGPGMDAVEKAAKADAPQSQIYIQPVQQGTADAVLAAREALDAHGGDVIVLYADTPLIREQTIARLRERLDMGAAVAVLGFRSHNPAEYGRLITGTKDELIAIREYKDANATERAIDLCNSGVIAFRVPKLSSLLGRIGTANAKGEYYLTDAVELARADGLSAAVVECEEEEVLGVNARDHLAHAEAIWQRRRRNELMQEGVTMIAPDTVFLSHDTQIARDVIVEPNVFFGLGVSVAEGAEIKSNCYLEGASVGARARIGPFARLRPGAKLAEDVHVGNFVEIKNVAMGPGAKANHLAYLGDGSVGAKANVGAGTIFCNYDGFNKTRTEIGDGAFIGSNSSLVAPVKIGAGAYVGSGSVITKDVSAGSLALERGTQEERPGWAEKFRTMMGRRKAKS from the coding sequence ATGACTGCCTCTCCGCTTCTCACGATCGTACTGGCTGCCGGCAAGGGCACCCGCATGAAGTCGGCGATGCCAAAGGTGCTGCACAAAGTGGCCGGCCGGAGCATGCTGGGCCACGTTCTAGCCGTCGCGCAGTCGTCGAGAAGCGACCAGATCGCCGTTGTCATAGGCCCGGGCATGGATGCGGTGGAGAAGGCCGCGAAGGCAGATGCGCCGCAATCACAGATCTATATTCAACCGGTTCAACAGGGTACCGCCGACGCAGTGCTGGCGGCGCGCGAGGCGCTTGATGCGCATGGCGGCGACGTGATCGTGCTGTACGCCGACACGCCACTGATCCGCGAGCAGACCATTGCGCGACTTCGCGAGCGTTTGGATATGGGCGCTGCCGTCGCGGTACTTGGCTTTCGATCACACAATCCCGCCGAATACGGCCGCTTGATTACAGGCACCAAGGACGAGCTGATTGCCATTCGCGAGTACAAGGATGCGAATGCGACCGAGCGCGCCATTGATTTGTGCAACTCGGGCGTGATCGCTTTTCGTGTGCCTAAACTATCAAGTTTGCTAGGGCGCATAGGCACCGCAAATGCCAAAGGGGAGTATTATCTGACCGATGCGGTTGAGCTCGCCCGCGCAGACGGTCTTTCGGCCGCCGTTGTGGAGTGTGAGGAGGAAGAGGTGTTGGGCGTCAACGCCCGCGATCACCTTGCGCACGCCGAAGCAATCTGGCAGCGCCGCCGTCGCAACGAGCTAATGCAGGAGGGCGTCACCATGATTGCGCCCGACACAGTATTCTTGTCGCACGACACCCAGATCGCCCGCGACGTGATCGTCGAGCCTAACGTCTTTTTCGGGCTCGGCGTCTCGGTTGCGGAAGGCGCCGAGATCAAATCCAATTGCTATCTCGAAGGTGCGAGTGTGGGGGCGCGTGCCCGCATCGGACCGTTCGCACGGCTGCGTCCGGGCGCAAAACTCGCCGAGGATGTCCACGTTGGAAACTTCGTCGAGATAAAGAATGTGGCGATGGGGCCAGGCGCTAAGGCTAATCATCTCGCCTATCTCGGCGACGGCAGCGTTGGGGCTAAGGCCAACGTCGGGGCGGGCACCATTTTCTGCAATTATGACGGTTTCAATAAGACCCGCACCGAGATCGGCGATGGCGCGTTCATAGGCTCGAACTCATCGCTCGTGGCGCCAGTCAAGATCGGCGCAGGAGCTTACGTGGGGTCGGGCAGCGTCATCACCAAGGACGTGTCGGCGGGCAGTCTTGCTTTGGAGAGGGGTACCCAGGAAGAGCGGCCCGGTTGGGCTGAGAAATTCCGCACGATGATGGGGCGCCGTAAGGCCAAATCTTAA
- a CDS encoding SPOR domain-containing protein — MSILTRNAPVVTVAAFAMLCLVVPSHDAFAASKKSPQAADAAAEAKKSYEGGVKAYQTGRFQNAVDQLSSALRGGGLSNAQMARGLYYRGLSYKRLDKPGLAISDLTSALWLKNGLSDDERKMATAERAEAYKSAGLGDGNSGAEHVARSDPKTETPAPAAAPVAAAAPAAASAPAAASTSASTAPQSSGGGVPQPLSMGAETAAVAPPPNTQRQASPPGVAAFEQSAVGTGSTSTSAGAAASSTGIGTFFSNLFSGGSSSMPATPAAEASGVTTASTSQAMPQSSSWANGAPVAAGAPPATPKATKTAAAEPVPAPVPAAAPASTKNASKSKTSSGKYKLHIAALRSRAAAEALAQKLMQEHANDLHDRQASVDEAVIGSMGTFYRVRVGSYKTAEEPRGLCNTLRNSGYDCLVVSN; from the coding sequence ATGAGCATTCTGACGCGAAACGCGCCGGTTGTGACGGTTGCGGCGTTCGCGATGTTGTGCCTGGTTGTGCCAAGTCACGACGCATTCGCTGCTTCCAAGAAGTCGCCTCAGGCCGCCGATGCCGCGGCTGAGGCTAAGAAATCTTATGAAGGCGGCGTCAAAGCCTACCAGACCGGGCGCTTCCAGAACGCCGTCGATCAACTCAGCTCTGCGTTGCGCGGCGGTGGCTTGAGCAACGCTCAGATGGCGCGCGGCCTCTACTACCGTGGTCTCTCCTATAAGAGACTCGACAAGCCAGGCTTGGCGATATCGGATCTCACTAGCGCGCTGTGGCTCAAGAACGGCTTGAGCGACGATGAGCGCAAGATGGCTACCGCCGAGCGCGCCGAAGCCTACAAGTCCGCTGGACTGGGTGATGGCAATAGTGGCGCCGAGCACGTTGCTAGATCGGACCCGAAAACCGAAACTCCTGCTCCTGCAGCAGCACCCGTTGCCGCGGCCGCGCCAGCGGCGGCAAGTGCGCCTGCTGCGGCCTCGACGTCTGCCTCCACCGCCCCGCAGAGTTCCGGTGGCGGCGTACCTCAGCCTTTGTCGATGGGCGCGGAAACGGCCGCAGTCGCCCCGCCGCCCAACACCCAGCGTCAAGCGTCGCCGCCCGGAGTGGCAGCCTTCGAACAGTCTGCAGTCGGGACCGGGAGCACCTCGACTTCGGCCGGTGCTGCTGCGAGCTCGACAGGCATCGGCACCTTCTTTTCCAACCTGTTCTCGGGCGGCTCTAGCAGTATGCCGGCCACCCCGGCAGCCGAAGCTTCGGGCGTGACGACCGCTTCGACGTCTCAGGCCATGCCTCAGTCGTCGAGCTGGGCTAACGGCGCTCCCGTGGCCGCAGGGGCACCTCCGGCTACCCCTAAGGCGACCAAGACGGCGGCGGCTGAGCCGGTTCCTGCGCCCGTTCCGGCGGCAGCACCCGCATCGACCAAGAATGCCTCCAAGTCCAAAACATCGAGCGGAAAGTACAAGCTCCACATCGCAGCGTTGCGGTCTCGGGCGGCGGCGGAAGCTCTGGCCCAGAAGCTGATGCAGGAGCATGCTAATGACCTCCACGATCGTCAGGCGTCGGTGGACGAGGCGGTGATCGGCTCGATGGGGACCTTCTATCGCGTGCGGGTCGGTTCATATAAGACTGCCGAAGAGCCGAGAGGGCTTTGCAACACGCTGCGCAATAGTGGATATGATTGCCTCGTCGTAAGCAACTGA
- a CDS encoding DUF502 domain-containing protein, whose product MSAQPPKSPKSAERDRSEAQLTAGLKRLARDDRSSGWHLGARLRNAFLTGLLIVGPVTITLYIMWWLINLVDAWIKPLLPTHYNPDTYLPFPMPGIGLLVAILGLTIIGALAANLLGRSLVSTGELMLGQMPIVRNVYSAIKQIFESVITSAGPNQSFQKVGLIEFPSKGLWSLVFVTGETTGEIVDAKPGGEGDLLTVFMPTGIVPPTGFICFVPRRDVLLLSMSAEEAAKVILSAGIVMPDPAAKLKDLSAKEVSGHRAARMFNWTGSEKPKKD is encoded by the coding sequence ATGAGCGCGCAGCCTCCGAAGTCACCAAAGTCCGCCGAGCGCGACCGGAGCGAGGCTCAGCTGACTGCGGGGCTCAAACGGCTCGCGCGCGACGACAGGTCTTCCGGCTGGCATCTTGGTGCGCGTCTTCGCAACGCATTTTTGACCGGGTTGCTGATCGTCGGCCCGGTGACGATCACGCTCTACATCATGTGGTGGTTGATCAACCTCGTGGATGCGTGGATCAAGCCGCTGCTGCCCACGCACTACAACCCGGACACCTACCTGCCGTTTCCGATGCCGGGCATTGGTCTTCTGGTCGCAATTCTTGGCCTGACGATCATCGGCGCACTGGCGGCAAATCTGTTAGGGCGCTCGCTGGTCTCTACCGGCGAACTGATGCTGGGCCAGATGCCGATCGTGCGGAATGTCTATTCCGCCATCAAGCAGATCTTCGAAAGCGTCATCACCAGTGCCGGACCCAACCAGAGCTTTCAGAAGGTCGGGCTTATTGAGTTTCCGTCCAAGGGCCTTTGGTCGTTGGTGTTCGTGACCGGCGAGACGACCGGCGAGATCGTCGACGCAAAGCCGGGTGGCGAAGGCGATCTTCTCACAGTCTTCATGCCGACCGGCATTGTGCCGCCGACCGGGTTTATTTGTTTTGTGCCCCGCCGCGACGTGCTGCTGTTGAGCATGTCCGCTGAGGAAGCAGCCAAGGTGATCCTGTCTGCGGGTATCGTGATGCCCGATCCCGCCGCAAAGCTGAAAGACCTTTCAGCCAAGGAAGTTTCGGGCCATCGCGCCGCGCGCATGTTCAATTGGACGGGATCGGAAAAGCCCAAGAAGGATTGA